In the Candidatus Binatia bacterium genome, CCGTCGGCGATGCCGCGCGCGGCCGCGTCCGCCGCGCTCATGTAGGCGACCGGCTCGCCGCGCTGTTGCCGGAGCATGATCCGCGAGTCGCGCCACGCGGCGTGAATGCTCCAGCGCGTGTGCCCGCCGGTGAGCTGCAGCGGATATTTCCCGCCGGCGGTCGGCGGGTCTTTGTGCGTGGGCAGCGTTTCGCCCATCTCCAGGTAGAGTTCCTGGTCGAGGTAGAACTGGATGCGGCGCGACAGCGTCGGGTAGGGTTTCTTGTCGAAGACGTGGTCGGTGAAGGGCGTGATGGTGTCGTCGGGCTTGATCGTCGTCGCGGTCCCGATCGAGGCGATGCTCTTGCCCAGGCCGGTGAAGCGCGCCCAGCCCCGCTTCTTCAAATCCTCCCACTGCACGCCCTGCAGGTTGCTGGCGTTTTCGATCAGCGTCCGGGCCACCTTATCGTCGTCGGTCGGGCCATACTCGCCATTGGAGGAGAACTGGTTGTAGAGCCCGACGAAGGAGCGCGAGCGGCCGGCGCGATCTTTGAACTCGGTGACTCCGCGCGCCGCGGCGCGGGCATCGACCGCCTTGGCCAGCAGCGCGAAGATCTCCCAGTCGGACTTGGCCTCCTGGAACGAGGTCACCTTCTCGCCGGCGTGGATGAAGGGCATGAGCGGCGTCACCCACTTGTGTTCGGTGCGCTCGTACCAGCCGGCCGCCGGGAGCACGTAGTCCGACTGCATCGCGGTCGAGGTCATGCGCCAGTCGATGGTAACGATGGTGCGCAGCTTCGGCCACAGGTGCTTCAGCAGCAGCGGATAGGCGCGGATGCGCCGCAGCGGATTGCTCACCAGCGAAAACATGACGCGCGGGTCGTTGCCGGGCTTGGGCCAGACATACTGCCAGCCCTTGGACAGAGATTCCTTCAGCACCTCGCGCACTGGCCGCTTCAGATACGGGTCCCACCCCTGGAGCGCGTCGCTCGCCTCGAGTAAGCCGCCGTGCACGTACCAGAAGAGCGCGCCCGAGCACTCCATGCCGGTCTCGAAGCTCTTGCGGCTGCGCTCGTAGACCATCATTTCGTCGGTGTAGCCGGCCAGCTGCAGGCGTGTTTCCTCGTACAGCCCGTAGGCGCCGATCAGCCCACGCACCCCCAGGCCGAAGGAGGAGATTATGAACTTCTCGAGCCCGTCGTGCATGAGGAAGGGGAAGCCGACGAAGCCGCTGCCCTTCTTGCCGAAGTTTCCGGTGAGCGCGAAGACGAGCGCCTGGGTCCGTTCGATGAGGTTGCCGTGATAGTACTTGGCGAAGTTACTGGTCGTCACCATAGACGCCGCCTTCGCCTTCGCCAGGCGACGCGCGAGGTCCCGGATCAGGTTTGCCGGCGTCCCGCTCAGGGCGGCGGCCTTCTCGGGTTCGTAGGCCGCGAGGTGCTCGCGGAGGTGTTCAAACACCGGGCGCACACCGACCTTCTTGCCGTTGGCGAGCGTTGCTTCGAAGCGGCCCTCGAGCGAGGGCGTCAGGCCTCCGAGCGCCAGGCTGCGCCCCGGCGCGGGTACGATGCCGGCCTTCGGATCATGCAGAAAGAGCTGGTCGGCGTCACCGCCTGCTTTGAGGTCTGAGCCGCGCAGAAATAGGTGGGTGTCTTCGCGCACGAGCAGCGGCAGGTCGGTCTGCTCCTGCACAAAGGCGCGGTCGAAGAGGTTCTCGGCGATGAGCACGTGCGCCACGCCGAGTCCGAGCGCCGCGTCGCCGCCCGGCTTCACCGGGATCCAGCGGTCGGCATGGATCGCCGAGGCGCTGTAGTCGGGCGTAATACAGACGATCTCCGCGCCCTTGTAGCGCGCCTCCAGCAGGAAGTGCGCGTTCGGGATCTGGGTGTACACGGGGTTCGCGCCCCAGCACAGGATCAGGTCGGAAAAGAAGTAGTCGTCGGCCGAGCGCTCGAAGACGATCTTTCCGAACGTCTCCGCCGCGCCGCGGTGTCCGTCGCCGATCTCGGTGTTCATGTCGAGCGCAGTCGAATCGAGGAGGACCCGCAGGCGGGCCTGCCCCGCCGTCTGCACGCCGGTGGAAATGCCCGGCCCGAGGTCCCAGATCACCCGGTCGCTGCCCTCTTTGACGATCGTATCGATCATCGAGTCGGCGATCTCGTCGAGTGCCTGCTGCCAGGAGATCCGCTGCCATTTCCCCGAGCCGCGCTCGCCGACACGCTTGAGCGGGAACTTGACGCGTGTCGGGTCGTACATGCGCTCGCTGAAGCAGGCGCCTTTTTGGCAGCCGCGCGGGTTGAAGTCGGAGACATCGGGGCGGGTCTGCGGGTAGTCTGCCGCCTGCTCCTCGCGCCAGACCACACCGTCCTTCACGTACACGTTCCAGGCGCAGTGGGCCTGATACCAGCAGTTCACCCAGTGGCTGCTGCGCACCACCTTGTCCCAGACCCATTTCTTGCGAAACACATCCTCCCAGACTCGATAGTCCGGAATGGGCGGCAGACCGCCCGCTGCCACGCCGGCTCCGGCGGCGCCGGTGGCGCCGACCTGGCCGAAGGTGAGTCGATGGAGCGAGAGCAGCAGAGTCGCCGCTCCTGCTGAACAAATAAAATTCCGACGTGTGAGATCCATCTCGTCCTCCGCGGGAGCCACGCTTATCACGGGACAGCGTCGCCCTCCACCTCCGTACCAGGCACCGTAATGGACCGCTGTCCCCACCGGTGGGGACTGCGTTGGGGTACGCCTCCGAGGCGAGACCAGATAGGGACGTTGCTAATCAGACGTTCGGAGCTGGGCAGTGATGGCGGCCCGGCTGACGCCGAGATGCCGGCTCAATTGGCAGCGGCTCACTTCACTCGAAAGGATTGCGCAAGAGAATGGTCTCATCCCGTCCCGCACCCACCGAAACCATGATCATCGTGGTTCCGGTCACCTCCTCCAAGCGGCGGACGTAGGCGCGGGCGTTGGCGGGCAGGTCGGCCAGCGAGCGGGCTCCGTGGAGCGGCTCGTGCCAGCCGGGCCATTCCTCGTACACGGGCTTGAGGCCGCGCAGCACCGCCGTACTGGCGGGAAAGTCCTGCAGGCGGCGCCCCTCGAACTCGTACGCGGTGCAGATGCGTACGGTGTCGAATCCGGTCAAGACGTCCAGCTTGGTGAGCGCCAGCCCGCCCATGCCGTTCAGCCGTACGGCATTGCGCACCACCACGGCGTCGAACCAGCCGCAGCGGCGTGGCCGCCCGGTGGTGGCGCCGAACTCGTCGCCGTCCTGTTGGAGCTTCTTGCCGAGCGCGT is a window encoding:
- a CDS encoding molybdopterin-dependent oxidoreductase, whose translation is MDLTRRNFICSAGAATLLLSLHRLTFGQVGATGAAGAGVAAGGLPPIPDYRVWEDVFRKKWVWDKVVRSSHWVNCWYQAHCAWNVYVKDGVVWREEQAADYPQTRPDVSDFNPRGCQKGACFSERMYDPTRVKFPLKRVGERGSGKWQRISWQQALDEIADSMIDTIVKEGSDRVIWDLGPGISTGVQTAGQARLRVLLDSTALDMNTEIGDGHRGAAETFGKIVFERSADDYFFSDLILCWGANPVYTQIPNAHFLLEARYKGAEIVCITPDYSASAIHADRWIPVKPGGDAALGLGVAHVLIAENLFDRAFVQEQTDLPLLVREDTHLFLRGSDLKAGGDADQLFLHDPKAGIVPAPGRSLALGGLTPSLEGRFEATLANGKKVGVRPVFEHLREHLAAYEPEKAAALSGTPANLIRDLARRLAKAKAASMVTTSNFAKYYHGNLIERTQALVFALTGNFGKKGSGFVGFPFLMHDGLEKFIISSFGLGVRGLIGAYGLYEETRLQLAGYTDEMMVYERSRKSFETGMECSGALFWYVHGGLLEASDALQGWDPYLKRPVREVLKESLSKGWQYVWPKPGNDPRVMFSLVSNPLRRIRAYPLLLKHLWPKLRTIVTIDWRMTSTAMQSDYVLPAAGWYERTEHKWVTPLMPFIHAGEKVTSFQEAKSDWEIFALLAKAVDARAAARGVTEFKDRAGRSRSFVGLYNQFSSNGEYGPTDDDKVARTLIENASNLQGVQWEDLKKRGWARFTGLGKSIASIGTATTIKPDDTITPFTDHVFDKKPYPTLSRRIQFYLDQELYLEMGETLPTHKDPPTAGGKYPLQLTGGHTRWSIHAAWRDSRIMLRQQRGEPVAYMSAADAAARGIADG